From Pseudonocardia autotrophica, one genomic window encodes:
- a CDS encoding Mov34/MPN/PAD-1 family protein, translating into MLAIRADLVDEIVAHARRDFPLEACGQLVGPDPGEHPERYVPMTNADEIESDFAFSPAEDIRLERALDAAGERRMLVVHSHTRVPRRPLTDSGLPEAYPSVKDIAQMEWTPDQHWLIVALSTADARPEIRSFHLTDGAVVEDELAVVESYMFAHTGSDDVPDRS; encoded by the coding sequence GTGCTGGCCATCCGAGCGGACCTCGTCGACGAGATCGTCGCGCACGCCCGGCGGGACTTCCCGCTGGAGGCGTGCGGCCAGCTCGTCGGTCCGGACCCCGGTGAGCATCCCGAGCGCTACGTCCCGATGACCAACGCCGACGAGATCGAGAGCGATTTCGCCTTCTCCCCGGCCGAGGACATCCGGCTGGAGCGCGCGCTCGACGCCGCCGGGGAGCGCCGCATGCTGGTCGTGCACTCGCACACCCGCGTCCCGCGCCGGCCGCTGACCGACAGCGGACTGCCCGAGGCGTATCCCTCGGTGAAGGACATCGCACAGATGGAGTGGACGCCCGACCAGCACTGGCTGATCGTGGCCCTCTCCACCGCCGACGCCCGTCCCGAGATCCGTTCCTTCCACCTCACCGACGGTGCGGTGGTGGAGGACGAGCTGGCGGTCGTGGAGTCGTACATGTTCGCCCACACCGGGTCCGACGACGTCCCCGACCGGAGCTGA
- a CDS encoding MoaD/ThiS family protein, with protein sequence MAVSVSIPTILRTHTGGEKTVEAKGDTVSAVIDDLDARHSGIKDRLITDGKLHRFVNIYVDDEDVRFAGGLEAPVKESSTLTILPAVAGGH encoded by the coding sequence ATGGCCGTCTCCGTCTCCATCCCCACCATTCTTCGCACGCACACCGGCGGTGAGAAGACCGTCGAGGCGAAGGGTGACACCGTCTCCGCGGTCATCGACGACCTGGATGCGCGGCACAGCGGCATCAAGGACCGTCTGATCACCGACGGCAAGCTGCACCGCTTCGTCAACATCTACGTCGACGACGAGGACGTCCGCTTCGCCGGTGGCCTGGAGGCCCCGGTCAAGGAGTCGTCCACGCTCACCATCCTCCCGGCCGTCGCCGGCGGGCACTAG
- a CDS encoding PLP-dependent cysteine synthase family protein, whose translation MLRYDSLLDAVGDTPLVGLPSLSPSDDVRLWAKLEDRNPTGSIKDRPALAMIEDAEKQGLLTPGCTILEPTSGNTGISLAMAARLKGYEIVCVMPENTSAERRQLLAMYGAQIISSPAAGGSNQAVAVAKQLAAEHPEWVMLYQYGNPANTDAHYRGTGPEILRDLPSITHFVAGLGTTGTLVGAGRYLREHKPDVQIVAAEPRYGELVYGLRNLSEGFVPELYDETVLTGRFSVGSYDALRRTRQLVEQEGIFAGISSGAILHAALGVANKALDAGERADVVIIICDGGWKYLSTGAYSGDLGSAAQNIDGHLWA comes from the coding sequence CTGTTGCGTTACGACTCGCTGCTGGACGCCGTCGGCGACACCCCGCTGGTCGGGCTGCCGTCGCTGTCGCCGTCCGACGACGTGCGGCTCTGGGCGAAGCTGGAGGACCGCAACCCCACCGGCTCGATCAAGGACCGCCCCGCGCTGGCGATGATCGAGGACGCGGAGAAGCAGGGCCTGCTCACCCCCGGCTGCACCATCCTGGAGCCGACCTCGGGCAACACCGGCATCTCGCTGGCGATGGCCGCCCGGCTCAAGGGCTACGAGATCGTCTGCGTGATGCCGGAGAACACCTCCGCCGAGCGTCGCCAGCTGCTCGCCATGTACGGCGCGCAGATCATCTCCTCGCCGGCGGCCGGCGGCTCCAACCAGGCCGTCGCCGTCGCCAAGCAGCTGGCCGCGGAGCACCCGGAGTGGGTGATGCTCTACCAGTACGGCAACCCGGCCAACACCGACGCGCACTACCGCGGCACCGGCCCGGAGATCCTGCGCGACCTGCCCTCGATCACCCACTTCGTGGCCGGGCTGGGCACCACCGGCACCCTCGTCGGGGCCGGCCGGTACCTGCGCGAGCACAAGCCGGACGTCCAGATCGTCGCCGCCGAGCCGCGCTACGGCGAGCTCGTCTACGGGCTGCGGAACCTCTCCGAGGGGTTCGTCCCCGAGCTGTACGACGAGACCGTGCTGACCGGCCGGTTCTCGGTCGGCAGCTACGACGCGCTGCGCCGCACCCGCCAGCTCGTCGAGCAGGAGGGGATCTTCGCCGGGATCTCGTCCGGGGCGATCCTGCACGCGGCGCTGGGCGTCGCGAACAAGGCGCTCGACGCCGGCGAGCGGGCCGACGTCGTGATCATCATCTGCGACGGTGGGTGGAAGTACCTGTCCACCGGCGCCTATTCGGGCGATCTCGGTTCCGCCGCACAGAACATCGACGGGCATCTCTGGGCCTGA
- a CDS encoding rhomboid family intramembrane serine protease — protein MTALPSGRAPARVLPPAPKRAAAVMLLFTAALYLFEAIDVASGQTVQMAGAIYPRDTAGLAGILTAPLLHDDWAHLLANTLPFLIFGFLAMSGGIAQWFSVTATIWVVSGLGVWLVSPAPVIGASGIVFGWFLFLLARGFYARNGRQVLLAVVLFLFWGSLLWGVLPSDPSVSWQGHLFGAIGGVVAASWVAKADRRSAPTLRA, from the coding sequence ATGACCGCACTCCCGTCCGGCCGGGCTCCCGCCCGGGTGCTCCCGCCCGCGCCGAAACGGGCCGCGGCCGTCATGCTGCTGTTCACCGCGGCGCTCTACCTGTTCGAGGCCATCGACGTCGCCTCCGGCCAGACCGTGCAGATGGCGGGCGCGATCTACCCGCGCGACACGGCGGGGCTCGCCGGGATCCTCACCGCCCCGCTGCTGCACGACGACTGGGCGCACCTGCTCGCGAACACCCTGCCGTTCCTGATCTTCGGGTTCCTCGCGATGTCCGGCGGGATCGCCCAGTGGTTCTCGGTCACCGCCACGATCTGGGTGGTCAGCGGCCTCGGGGTCTGGCTGGTCTCGCCCGCGCCGGTGATCGGTGCCTCCGGCATCGTGTTCGGCTGGTTCCTGTTCCTGCTGGCCCGCGGCTTCTACGCGCGCAACGGGCGGCAGGTGCTGCTCGCCGTGGTGCTGTTCCTGTTCTGGGGCTCGCTGCTGTGGGGCGTGCTGCCCTCCGATCCGTCGGTGTCCTGGCAGGGCCACCTGTTCGGGGCGATCGGCGGCGTCGTCGCGGCGTCCTGGGTGGCGAAGGCCGATCGGCGCTCCGCACCTACCCTGAGGGCGTGA
- the murI gene encoding glutamate racemase has translation MSSTRDGGQDLDAPIGIFDSGVGGLTVARSVIDLLPAEQVVYVGDTAHSPYGPKPIAQVRRHALAIGDELVESGVKALVIACNTASAACLADFRERYRVPVVEVIRPAVRRAVATTRNGRVGVIGTAGTIASGAYPDAFEAAPGVEVTSVACPRFVDFVERGTTSGRQVLGVAEGYLEPLQRAGVDTVVLGCTHYPLLTGVLEIVLGPDVTLVSSADETARTLVRTLHARDLLRDGADDTVPPQPHRFLATGDPEPFRRLGRRFLGPEIGAVVGRAGARAADPAGVTSRP, from the coding sequence GTGAGCAGCACCCGGGACGGCGGCCAGGATCTCGACGCACCGATCGGGATCTTCGACTCCGGGGTCGGCGGGCTCACCGTCGCCCGCTCGGTGATCGACCTGCTGCCCGCCGAGCAGGTCGTCTACGTCGGCGACACCGCGCACAGCCCGTACGGGCCGAAGCCGATCGCGCAGGTCCGGCGGCACGCGCTCGCGATCGGCGACGAGCTCGTCGAATCCGGGGTGAAGGCGCTGGTCATCGCCTGCAACACGGCCTCGGCGGCCTGCCTGGCCGACTTCCGTGAGCGCTACCGGGTGCCGGTCGTGGAGGTGATCCGGCCGGCCGTCCGGCGGGCGGTCGCGACCACCCGCAACGGACGGGTCGGCGTCATCGGGACGGCCGGGACGATCGCGTCGGGTGCCTATCCCGACGCGTTCGAGGCCGCACCGGGCGTCGAGGTCACCTCGGTGGCCTGCCCGCGGTTCGTCGACTTCGTCGAGCGCGGGACGACCAGCGGGCGGCAGGTGCTCGGTGTCGCCGAGGGCTACCTGGAGCCGCTGCAGCGCGCCGGGGTGGACACCGTGGTGCTGGGCTGCACGCACTACCCGCTGCTGACCGGGGTGCTGGAGATCGTGCTCGGCCCGGACGTGACGCTGGTGTCCTCGGCCGACGAGACCGCCCGCACCCTGGTGCGCACCTTGCACGCCCGCGACCTGCTGCGCGACGGCGCCGACGACACCGTGCCGCCGCAGCCGCACCGCTTCCTCGCCACCGGCGACCCGGAGCCGTTCCGGCGGCTCGGCCGCCGGTTCCTCGGCCCCGAGATCGGCGCGGTGGTCGGCAGAGCCGGTGCACGGGCCGCCGACCCGGCCGGGGTAACGTCGCGGCCGTGA
- a CDS encoding MBL fold metallo-hydrolase, with amino-acid sequence MRLIVLGCSGSGPGPESPASGYLVEAGGTRLTLDLGNGTLGALQRHLDPWSLDAVVFSHLHADHCSDFASLVVHRRYHPRPPFDAAASPLPVYAPAGAHDRFARAYAPSDDELAGTDLTDVFTFHDLAAGGTHTIGTGADEVRVSAFGVVHPCPAFALRIEHGRRVLTYSGDTGACPGLLDAARDADLLLCEASWPHGEHNPPGVHLSGREAGEHAATAGARRLVVTHVPAWYDRDELAGEAAAAFDGPVEAATPDAVFDV; translated from the coding sequence ATGCGGCTGATCGTGCTCGGGTGCTCCGGCAGCGGCCCCGGTCCCGAGTCCCCTGCCTCCGGTTATCTGGTGGAGGCGGGCGGCACCCGCCTCACCCTCGATCTCGGCAACGGCACTCTGGGTGCGCTGCAGCGCCATCTCGACCCGTGGTCGCTGGACGCGGTCGTCTTCAGCCACCTGCACGCCGATCACTGCTCGGACTTCGCCTCGCTGGTCGTGCACCGCCGCTACCACCCGCGGCCGCCGTTCGACGCCGCCGCGTCGCCGCTGCCGGTGTACGCGCCCGCCGGGGCCCACGACCGGTTCGCCCGCGCCTACGCGCCCTCCGATGACGAGCTCGCCGGGACCGACCTCACCGACGTCTTCACCTTCCACGATCTCGCCGCCGGGGGCACCCACACGATCGGCACCGGCGCCGACGAGGTGCGGGTGAGCGCGTTCGGGGTGGTCCACCCGTGCCCGGCGTTCGCGCTGCGGATCGAGCACGGCAGGCGGGTCCTCACCTACTCCGGCGACACCGGTGCCTGCCCCGGTCTCCTCGACGCCGCCCGCGACGCCGACCTGCTGCTGTGCGAGGCGAGCTGGCCGCACGGTGAGCACAATCCGCCCGGGGTGCACCTGTCCGGGCGGGAGGCCGGCGAGCACGCCGCCACCGCCGGTGCGCGCCGGCTGGTCGTCACGCACGTCCCCGCCTGGTACGACCGCGACGAGCTGGCCGGCGAGGCGGCGGCCGCGTTCGACGGGCCGGTCGAGGCCGCGACGCCGGACGCGGTCTTCGACGTCTGA
- the rph gene encoding ribonuclease PH yields the protein MTRVEGRADGRADDELRPVTITRGFQKHPAGSVLVEFGDTKVLCAASVTDGVPRWRKGSGLGWVTAEYAMLPSSTDTRSSRESVKGRVGGRTHEISRLIGRSLRACIDLRALGENTIAIDCDVLQADGGTRTAAITGAYVALCDAVSWLGEHGKLSDPKPISCQVAAVSVGVVDGRVRLDLPYSEDSRAEVDTNVVATETGTLIEVQGTGEGATFARKTLDAMLDSALSGIETLARMQVEVLAQPHPKLVAERAATTEAAPAEDGAE from the coding sequence GTGACACGAGTAGAGGGCAGAGCGGACGGACGGGCTGACGACGAGCTGCGCCCCGTGACGATCACCAGGGGCTTCCAGAAGCACCCGGCCGGATCGGTGCTGGTGGAGTTCGGTGACACGAAGGTGCTCTGTGCGGCGAGCGTGACCGATGGTGTCCCGCGGTGGCGGAAGGGATCCGGCCTCGGCTGGGTGACCGCCGAGTACGCGATGTTGCCCTCGTCGACCGACACCCGGTCGTCGCGGGAGTCGGTGAAGGGCCGGGTCGGCGGCCGCACGCACGAGATCTCCCGGCTGATCGGCCGGTCCCTGCGCGCCTGCATCGACCTGCGGGCGCTCGGCGAGAACACGATTGCGATCGACTGCGACGTGCTACAGGCCGACGGTGGCACCCGCACCGCGGCGATCACCGGCGCCTACGTGGCGCTCTGCGACGCCGTCAGCTGGCTCGGTGAGCACGGCAAGCTGTCGGATCCCAAGCCGATCTCCTGCCAGGTGGCTGCGGTGTCGGTGGGTGTGGTCGACGGCCGGGTCCGGCTCGACCTGCCCTACTCCGAGGACTCGCGGGCCGAGGTCGACACCAACGTCGTCGCCACCGAGACCGGGACGCTGATCGAGGTCCAGGGCACCGGCGAGGGCGCCACCTTCGCCCGCAAGACCCTCGACGCGATGCTCGACTCGGCGCTGTCCGGGATCGAGACGCTGGCCCGGATGCAGGTCGAGGTGCTCGCCCAGCCGCACCCCAAGCTGGTGGCGGAGCGGGCGGCCACGACCGAGGCGGCCCCCGCCGAGGACGGCGCCGAGTGA
- a CDS encoding non-canonical purine NTP pyrophosphatase, translating to MTRVLLATRNAKKLVELRRIVDAAGLDGIEILGLADVDEFPEAPETGATFAENALAKARDAALATGLPAIADDSGITVDALNGMPGIFSARWAGRHGDDEANLRLLLGQTEDVPDERRGAAFVCAAALVTPDGAAAPLLPEGGAGPDSAGPDSAGPDSAGPDSSGPGSAGQDSSGPGSGGPGSGGPGTGDGVPGRIVVHGTWRGTLLRAPRGDNGFGYDPIFAPEGENRSSAELSAQEKDGASHRGLALRVLVPHLRAGL from the coding sequence GTGACCCGGGTGCTGCTCGCGACCCGCAACGCGAAGAAGCTCGTCGAGCTGCGCCGGATCGTCGACGCGGCCGGGCTCGACGGCATCGAGATCCTCGGTCTCGCCGACGTCGACGAGTTCCCGGAGGCCCCGGAGACCGGGGCGACGTTCGCCGAGAACGCCCTCGCGAAGGCCCGGGACGCGGCCCTCGCCACCGGGCTGCCGGCGATCGCCGACGACTCGGGGATCACCGTCGACGCGCTGAACGGGATGCCGGGGATCTTCTCCGCCCGCTGGGCAGGCAGGCACGGCGACGACGAGGCCAACCTGCGGCTGCTGCTCGGGCAGACCGAGGACGTGCCCGACGAGCGGCGCGGTGCGGCGTTCGTGTGCGCCGCCGCGCTGGTGACGCCGGACGGCGCCGCCGCACCGCTGCTCCCGGAGGGCGGCGCCGGACCGGACAGCGCCGGGCCGGACAGCGCCGGACCGGACAGCGCCGGGCCGGACAGCAGTGGGCCGGGTAGCGCCGGGCAGGACAGCAGTGGGCCGGGCAGCGGCGGGCCGGGTAGCGGCGGGCCGGGCACCGGAGACGGTGTCCCGGGCCGGATCGTCGTGCACGGCACCTGGCGGGGGACGCTGCTGCGGGCCCCGCGCGGCGACAACGGGTTCGGCTACGACCCGATCTTCGCCCCGGAGGGGGAGAACCGCTCATCGGCTGAGCTGTCCGCGCAGGAGAAGGACGGCGCGTCGCACCGCGGGCTCGCCCTGCGCGTCCTGGTCCCGCACCTGCGGGCCGGGCTCTGA
- a CDS encoding carboxymuconolactone decarboxylase family protein yields MSTANDGIDPSELDPDGLAVRREVLGADYVAAALANTDATTAEFQQLITRYAWNEIWTRPGLERRMRSAVTLTALIAHGHWAELEMHLRAARRNGLTDGEIVEILLQTAIYCGVPAANSAFKIAQRVLAEPPPE; encoded by the coding sequence ATGAGCACTGCGAACGACGGGATCGATCCCTCCGAGCTGGACCCCGACGGCCTCGCCGTGCGCCGTGAGGTGCTCGGTGCCGACTACGTCGCCGCGGCACTGGCGAACACCGACGCGACGACCGCGGAGTTCCAGCAGCTGATCACCCGTTACGCCTGGAACGAGATCTGGACGCGGCCGGGTCTGGAGCGCCGGATGCGCTCCGCGGTGACGCTGACCGCGCTGATCGCGCACGGGCACTGGGCGGAGCTGGAGATGCACCTGCGTGCGGCCCGCCGCAACGGGCTGACCGACGGTGAGATCGTCGAGATCCTGCTGCAGACCGCGATCTACTGCGGCGTCCCGGCCGCCAACTCGGCGTTCAAGATCGCCCAGCGGGTGCTGGCGGAGCCGCCCCCGGAGTGA
- a CDS encoding TVP38/TMEM64 family protein, with amino-acid sequence MRWWRPLLGCLGLVLVVSIVVMVARAYGLSVVPQFGEVRRVVEAAGPWGPVVFVLLQVLLNVPPFPRTVFTVSAGVLFGAVVGTALAIIATALAAVVAFALVRLTGGGIIGRWAEHPRALWVRRRLDHHGTLAVTSMRLIPMVPFAVMNYLSGLSAVRFWPYLIGTVVGSTPSTIAIVTLGDAVTGHVKPSLLLVSALCGVVGLIGVVVAARRPIPEEPAS; translated from the coding sequence GTGCGGTGGTGGCGTCCCCTTCTCGGCTGTCTCGGGCTGGTGCTCGTGGTCAGCATCGTGGTGATGGTGGCGCGCGCCTACGGGCTGTCCGTGGTGCCGCAGTTCGGCGAGGTGCGCCGGGTCGTCGAGGCGGCCGGTCCCTGGGGGCCGGTGGTGTTCGTGCTGCTCCAGGTGCTGCTGAACGTGCCGCCGTTCCCGCGCACGGTGTTCACCGTCTCCGCCGGTGTCCTGTTCGGCGCGGTCGTCGGCACCGCGTTGGCGATCATCGCGACGGCGCTGGCGGCGGTGGTCGCGTTCGCGCTCGTCCGGCTCACCGGCGGCGGGATCATCGGGCGCTGGGCCGAGCACCCCCGCGCGCTGTGGGTCCGGCGACGCCTCGACCATCACGGCACGCTCGCCGTCACGTCGATGCGGCTCATCCCGATGGTGCCGTTCGCAGTGATGAACTACCTGTCCGGGCTGTCGGCGGTGCGCTTCTGGCCGTACCTGATCGGGACGGTGGTCGGGTCCACGCCGAGCACCATCGCGATCGTGACGCTCGGCGACGCGGTCACCGGGCACGTGAAGCCGTCGCTGTTGCTGGTCTCGGCGCTGTGCGGGGTGGTGGGGCTGATCGGGGTGGTCGTGGCGGCCCGCCGGCCGATCCCGGAGGAACCCGCGAGCTGA